The proteins below come from a single Roseiflexus sp. RS-1 genomic window:
- a CDS encoding UbiA family prenyltransferase yields MIQIFRPELPIAAGVCVLLGEVLALGAVPPLPVLGTGFACGFLLSGSALITNDYFDLEVDRINAPHRPLPAGVLTPAEVMTLGLVTALLGLVAAATFSPLALGLSLIIWLLGFLYNWRLKAAGLWGNLIVAISVGITFVLGGIAVGRPWSPIVWTFALIVLVFDLEVCICPG; encoded by the coding sequence GTGATCCAGATCTTCCGTCCCGAGTTGCCTATCGCGGCAGGCGTGTGCGTCCTGCTTGGGGAGGTGCTGGCACTGGGCGCTGTTCCCCCGTTGCCCGTCCTTGGGACTGGCTTTGCCTGCGGCTTCTTGCTGTCCGGCTCGGCGCTGATCACCAATGACTACTTTGACCTGGAAGTAGATCGGATTAACGCGCCACACCGTCCCTTGCCCGCCGGTGTCCTCACCCCGGCCGAGGTGATGACGCTCGGTCTGGTCACGGCGCTGCTCGGGCTTGTCGCCGCCGCGACCTTCAGTCCGCTGGCCCTCGGGCTCAGCCTGATCATCTGGCTGCTTGGCTTCCTGTACAACTGGCGGCTCAAGGCGGCGGGGCTGTGGGGCAACCTCATCGTGGCCATCTCAGTGGGCATCACCTTTGTCCTTGGCGGGATTGCCGTGGGCCGACCCTGGAGCCCCATCGTCTGGACTTTTGCGCTGATTGTGCTGGTCTTTGATCTGGAGGTGTGCATATGTCCTGGCTGA
- a CDS encoding MGMT family protein, which yields MASRRKTWQEKMADKEGLPKILPLEERFPCYNALHSIGVEAGDPVVLVNSGEVVALMRQMPYGHLTTIIEICQALARHYQVRGCCTLTTGIVIMTAANAAVEAGGAPPELDIPYWRTLKADGFLNEKFPGGAEAHRALLEQEGFTIARKGRRYVVADYRRYLFTDFSFS from the coding sequence ATGGCATCAAGACGTAAAACCTGGCAGGAGAAGATGGCGGACAAGGAAGGTCTGCCGAAGATTCTGCCCCTGGAAGAACGATTTCCCTGCTACAACGCCCTGCACAGCATAGGCGTGGAGGCCGGCGACCCGGTTGTGCTGGTGAACTCTGGCGAGGTGGTGGCGTTGATGCGGCAGATGCCTTACGGCCATCTCACCACGATCATCGAAATCTGTCAGGCCCTTGCCCGGCACTACCAGGTCAGGGGCTGCTGCACGCTGACCACCGGCATCGTTATCATGACGGCTGCTAACGCCGCCGTCGAGGCGGGCGGCGCGCCGCCGGAGCTGGACATCCCGTACTGGCGCACCCTGAAGGCTGACGGCTTCTTGAACGAGAAATTCCCCGGCGGCGCGGAGGCGCACAGGGCGCTGCTGGAACAAGAAGGCTTCACCATCGCCCGCAAAGGCAGGCGCTATGTTGTGGCAGATTACCGCCGCTATCTCTTCACAGACTTTTCCTTCAGTTGA